The DNA window ATCATCACAGATCCTCTCCCGGGTGATGGAGCGCGACGAAGGGCTGGACTTGCCGGTGACCGGACCGGAGCCGGGCGTGCTCCACGTGCGCGCGGTGCGCCAGGAAGCCGAAGGGCTGTCCTGGATCGCGGGTTACGTGGCGACGTTGACCCGCGCGGAGGTCTCGGCATCAGCGGCGAACGTGCGGTCGATCACGGGGCGAGACTCCTTCGATCCGCTGGTGACCTTCGCGCTGGGCGAGCTGGTGACCGAGGCGGTGACGGCCTGCGGTCGATCGTCGGGACGTCCGCTGAAGCTCGAGCCCATTCGGGGTGCGACGCACACGCTGGGGCATCGCAGCGAGCTGGCCCAGGCGCTCGAGGCTTTCTTGCTCGACATGTCGTCGCGTGCGCTTCCGGGTCATCAGCCGGTGGTGTCCGTGCGAGAGACGCCACAGGGGCCGCAGCTTTCAGTCCTCGACGTGGGCTTCGGCATGGGGTTGCCCGAGTCGGCGCTGGAGCGGGTGCTGGTCGCGCCGAGCACGGCGCCCGCCGGGCTGGAGACGCTGGGAAGGTTGATCGTCGCCGTCGAAGACAGCCATGGTCAGGCGGAGCTCCGCACGAACGACGGCTGGGGCATCACCTTGGTGCTGACGATGCTGCGAGCGCAGCCTCGGATGAGCATGGCGCCGGAGTCCACGCGAGCGGCGCCAGAGCGTCCTTCGACGCCGGAGCGCACCTCGTCTCCGAACGTGTTCACGCTGGGTCGGAAGCAGGGCTGAGCCTGCGAGGTGGCTGAACCTGCGAGGCGCATGCGCCCGCTGGTTCAACCCCCGATGCGGATCTTCTTCTTCAGCGCGGCGAGTTCGTCGTCGATGGCAGCGCCACCTGGCTTGTCCTCGCTCTCCGAAGCGCCACCGCGGCCCTCGAGCTGAGCAAAGCGGGCCTCCAGCTCCGCGGAGGACAGCCCTCCGCTCTTGAGGACATCATCAACCTCACGCGCTGCGGCGACCTGGGCGACCTGGCCCTCGATCTGATCCTCCATGCGGCGGAACTCGGCGAAGGCTCCGCCTCCGGGCTTGGCACCGAGCGACTCGGTGCCGCCTCCAGCTTTGGCCTGTCGGAGCTGGGCTGCGAGGGTGCCTTTCCTGGCTTCGAGTTCTTGCTGCTTCCCCTTCATGCGGTCGAGCTCGGACTTCATGTTCAGCACGGTGGAGCGCTGCTCGGCGCGCATGGCCTCCGCGCGGTCACGCTCGCCGACGACTCGCTTCTTCTGCACGAGGGCTTCACGCGCGAGCTTCTCGTCGTCGGCCTTGAGCGCCAGCTCGGCGCGGCGCTCCCACTTTTCGGCCTCGACGTCGAGCTCTTCCACCTTTCTGCGGAGCACCTTCTCGGCCGCCACCGCGTCGACCAGCTCCTTCTCGGCGGCGCGGATCTGGTCCTTCATCTCCTCGACGATGAGATCCAGCGACTTCTTCGGATCTTCCGCTTTGTCGAGGAGCGCGTTGACGTTGCTGGAGATGACCTTCCCCATCCGGTCGAAGATGCCCATGTAGGACAGGGTGCATCGCCCGGTCGCCCCTGTAAAGAGCGTGCGGGAATGCGGAGGGGGACGGGAAAAGGGGAACGATGCGCTGATGGTGGGCGCAGAGGTGGGCGTCGCGAGAGACGGCGTGCGGCCCGCGCTAGTCGGTCGCCTTTGGGCCGCCGTGCGTACCGGCGTTGAGGGCCGCCTGGGCCGCCGCGAGGCGCGCGA is part of the Chondromyces crocatus genome and encodes:
- a CDS encoding PspA/IM30 family protein, with the translated sequence MGIFDRMGKVISSNVNALLDKAEDPKKSLDLIVEEMKDQIRAAEKELVDAVAAEKVLRRKVEELDVEAEKWERRAELALKADDEKLAREALVQKKRVVGERDRAEAMRAEQRSTVLNMKSELDRMKGKQQELEARKGTLAAQLRQAKAGGGTESLGAKPGGGAFAEFRRMEDQIEGQVAQVAAAREVDDVLKSGGLSSAELEARFAQLEGRGGASESEDKPGGAAIDDELAALKKKIRIGG